GTGCAGGGCAGCCCGAAGGGCCTCCCATGGCCCACGGTGCTCCCCACTGCCCCTGCTGGCCCTCCTGGCCCTCTGCATGGCTGCCCTCACAGGGAGGGGCTGAGAGGCTCTGGCTGAGTCCCACTGTGGGCAGGACCAAGGGATGCAATAAACACGGGTTGCTTGTCTCCATCTGCCCTGCAAAAGTTCTCAGTGGCCGTCACCTCCTgaggtgctgccctgtgcctgcctCCCCAGCTGGCTGTGCCTCCTGGCTCTACCCTTgcaccagcactgcaggcactggggTGCAGGAGGTGATGAAATGCGGGTGAGGAGAGGCAATGTCCTGCCCAGCTTTGCCTGGTTGGAGCACTGTACACAAGGGTTGGTACATTCCTATCTAGGGCTGAGCAAGGAGCAGAGTTGTAGTCCACATCCATGGATTTATTGCCCATGAAAGCCTGGGAAGAGAGCAGGGTGCTCAGTGCACGAGTGACCCCAGGTGCTCCCCATCCCCACCGTTATCCCAGCTGAGAGCTGCCCACGGCGGCCTGGGACAGGGCGTGGCCCTGCCTGGCACCACAgccagggtgcccagggcaggatttAATGCTGTCACCACACTTCCTCTTGTCCCTGCATCTGCCTGTGCCCCAAGCCCATGTGTgcccagcaggcacagggccTTGTGCCAAGGAGGTGACACGAGCCCAGGCCGCGGCCTTTGCACTCGGCAGAGATGTGGTGACACACACCTCCACACACCCTGCTAGGGCTGATCCCTGTCCAAAGTCCCTCCCACAGCTGTTGGATTTACAGACACTGCCAGCAGTGTTGGCCTGTCAGATCTCAGCATGCAGCTCCTGGcatccctcagcctctgcctcTGCGCAGGGCTCGGCACCGCTGTCATTCCAGGTGGGCACAAGGACGGGGTTGGGGCCCGGCTGGCTGCGGTgggtgcccagggaagcagggtGTCAGCCAGGCTGGCCACAAGGAGGGCCtggggaggggagctggggctgcccagctgAACAAGAATCAATGGGGCTTTGTCACCCCTGCCCTTCTTGGGCACCACTTTTCCCCCAGATTTTCACTTGCTTCTGTGCTGGGGGCTGGTCTGGGGGAAGCGCCTGTATCCTCTTATCACCGCTCCCTACCATGGGTTTGGCTCTGTCCCCCTCACCAGATAACTCCCCATCATGTCTGGTTTTGCTGTTCCCCCTTGTTCCTTGCCCCAGGACCCTAGGGCCAGGCAGTCAGTGCAAGCCTGCACGGTCTCTCCCcaccccaaacagccccaaaccaCCTGGTGCATGTGAGAGGAAGCCCCAGCATGGGAGTGCTCAGGGAACAAGTATCCCTGGGCTCTGGGTACCCCTCAGGGATGCCCCAGGGATGCAGGTGCTGTTGTGCTGGGACTGATGGGTGTTTGCACTGTCCCAGCGGAGGAGGAGAATCCATCCTTCTGGTAcaagcaggcagctgcagccattGATGCCTCCTTAGAACTCCAGCCGAGGATACACAAAGCCAAAAACCTCatcattttccttggggatggtGAGTCCAGCTGCACCCCAGCAAGCAGGCTGACATGGCCAGTACTCTGTTGAGTGGGATGTGTGCAGGGCACCTGGTCCCGAGGGTGATCAGGACCCTCTCTCTTCCCAGGATTCGGGGTCTCCACCATCACAGCCACCCGCATCCTTAaggggcagcagaaggggaAGCTCGGCCCTGAGACCCCTCTTGCTCTGGATGCTTTCCCCTACATGGCTCTGTCTAAGGTAAATTCCAGCATGCTGGAAATGGGGCGTTGTGATCCTGGGCATGGGACCATGGTTATCCCATatgtgctgccctggcagcccagagctgcacgTATGTTGTATTTGGgatccctccccatcccacatgTGTTCATGTGTGAGTGAAGGAGTGTGGCAGGGGGTGCTGCTAGGACACCCTACTGGAGACCCCTCCCTCTATCCTTGGCAGACCTACAATGTGGACAGACATGTCCCTGACAGCGCGGGGACAGGCACAGCCTATCTCTGTGGGGTGAAGGGCAACTACAAGACCATAGGGGTGAGCGCGGCCGCCCGCTACGGCGAGTGCAGCACCACATTTGGCAACGAGGTGATCTCAGTGATGGAGCGAGCCCGCAGAGCTGGTAACgggggatgcagggctggagggagccctgggggaacaaGGGGTGCCACACCGGGGGCTTTCCCCTGCAGTGGGGATCCCATAGCTTAGTGGTGGGACCCTGTGTTGCCCTCGGTGGGCCCTGATGAGCAGGGTTTGGCAGGGAAGGCAGTGGGCATTGTGACCACGACGCGGGTGCAGCACGCATCACCCTCGGGAACCTACGCACACGTGGTGGACAGGAACTGGTACGCAGATGCCAGCATGCCCCAGGAGGCGCggcagcagggctgcaaggACATCGCCTGGCAGCTGGTCCACAACGTCGACATCAACGTGAGCGCCGCAcgcaggaggagagcagggacagaccCCTCTCAGGGCACCCCCACTAACAACACTTTGTCCACCTCGTCCCCTCCAGGTGATCCTGGGTGGTGGTCGGAAATACATGACCCCCGTGGGGACACCGGACCCTGAGTACCCCGCCGACAGCAGCCAGAATGGGATACGCGAGGATGGCAACAACCTCATCGACATGTGGCTGCAGGCGCGGCCGGTGCGTGACGCGTCAGGGACGctcctctgcccactggccctggcacagggacaggcacccACTGACCCCTCGGGGGATTTGCCCACAGGGCGCCCGCTATGTCTGGAACAGGACAgagatgctggcagctgctgccgaCCCCAACGTGAATTATTTGATGGGTAACAAATGACCCCTGTGCCAGGACCCAAGAGGCGCTGGGACACTCAGGCACTGATGCTGTCCCCAACACATTCCCTCACAGGTCTCTTTGAACCTGTGGACACAAAGTACAACCTGGTGCGTAACACCACCCTGGACCCGTCACTCACCGAGATGACAGAGGCAGCCATCACCATCCTGAGCAGGAACCCCAATGGCTTCTACCTCTTTGTGGAAGATAAGTtggggctcctgtccctggggcCAGTGACAGGGGGCTGTAGGGTGTGGGTATATGAGTTGTGCGTGCTGCTGTTGGTCCCCAGCCCATCGTGTGTGCCCATCTGCAGGTGGCAGAATCGACCACGGCCACCATGATGGTGCAGCCCACAAGGCACTGATGGAGGCAGTGGAGTTTGACTGGGCCATCGAGCGGGCAGGCACCATGACAGACGAGGATGACACCCTCACCGTCGTCACCGCTGACCACTCACACGTCTTCACCTTTGGGGGCTACACCCTGCGTGGCTCCTCCATCTTCGGTGGGGCTTTCCCCTGTCCTGGGtactgccagccctgtgccaccctgacTGTGGCCAGAGGGGTGATATGGGTGTTCCTTGGATgatcctcctccttcttctcctccattGCCCCTTCTCCAGGTCTGGCGCCTACGAAAGCCAGTGACATGAAGAACTACACATCGATCCTCTACGGGAATGGGCCAGGATACCCTGGCCCTGACCGGCCCAACGTGGACCCAGAAACAGCCAGTAAGGACACAGAGGCCATGGCTTGGGTGGTGGGGTGGGTCTGGGGGCCATCATTGCCCCCCCTCACCTCCTTCTCTCCCCTCCACAGTGCACTTCGATTACCAGCcacaggcagctgtgccactgGAGTCAGAGACCCATGGCGGTGAGGACGTGGCCATCCTAGCCAAGGGCCCCATGGCCCACCTCTTCCACGGAGTGCAGGAGCAGACCTATGTAGCCCATGCCATGGCCTACGCCGCCTGCATCGAGCCCTACACTGACTGCCGCCAGCGGAACTCCAGCCCCGGCATCCGCGGCagccccctggccctgctcctgcctgccctccttCTGCCCCTCTTCCGCTGATGCCGTGTCCCTAGCGCACCCCACGGGACACACTCAcgttcccctccctccccacggTGTGGCACCTGCAGGCAGCTTTCTGAAGCATCGCTGCTCTGGACGCAGCAGCCATGGGGACATTGAATCCTGGGCAGTGGGGGCTTAAATAAACACGCAGTGTGACTCTGGTGGGACAGGCGTGTTCATGGAGTGGGGGTGCCTGTGCcatgtgggcagggctgggcgtGCTGCCCACTGCTCCCATCCCCTGGCCATGGCCCCTGGCAGCCACCCAGCATATCCAGCGCTTTATTGACCAGAAACCGCAGCGGAAAATACAGCAGTGTCCGTGTGCCTGCGCTCCCAGGCAGGCCGGCATCGCCTGGCCCGGCTGCGCCGCTGTGCccccccgggcagggctggtgcGTGGACAGGGGGCTGGCATGGGGAGGGCACCGTGCAGTGGAAGCTTTTGGCATGAGGCAGCCCCTTGGAGACTGTGAAGTCCTCCACCTGCCTTGACTGTAagctgcctggctgcagcttttcctagAATTTTGGGATTGAGTGTGTTTTTCACTCTGATGCTCTGGAAGTCATGAGGGACACACTCATTTATTATTGTAGGGTCCACGGGAACAACAGGAGAGTGTGGAGTGATActtcagggctgagctctcTACCCTGAGCTCAGGACCTGATGAtgcagctgagcccagctcctggccatTGGCCATGTGTTCCACAAGGCTCTCTCCTCATCCCTTTGGGCTACTGGCCCCACACAAGGTGACCCTCCTGCCCCAATAGCTGTTACATGTGAGGAGGAcaggggctcacctgggcaaaGGCGATGAAGAAGAGCTGGTCGTGTGTGTATTTCATGTGGTGCAGGGGGTGCTCGGGGCCATGCTCCCTCACCCACTTCTGGTAAGCCTGGAGAACAAGGGATGCCTGGATACCATGGCCTGGGTACTCCCACAAACCCACCCTGGACCCAGCCCCAAGCCCCCAGCAAGCAGCAGTCAGGATCCTGACCACCCCTTGCTGCAGGTTGTAAGGAGAGTTTGGGGCATCTCCTCCCCATCAACAGGGATGGCAAAAGCAGCTGCCCATGGCTGTGACACCCAGGGTGGGGGGACACTCACGTAGTAGGCGAGTTTGAGCGCCCCCATGTCAGTGAAGAGAGCTCCCAGGGCCATTCCAAAGTGCTTGTTAGCCTGGCTCAGGCAGATCTTACCCGgctccagctgcttctcattgCCCTCCATCTCCTTGGAGAGCTCGTGGATGGCATCACGGAAGGGGGTGGAGAGGTGCTCGCTCAGCACCACCACGATGCGCCACAGCATGTAGTTGTGAAGGatcctgggacagggacaggggcggCCCTCAGCAtgtccccaggcacagggacagtgggagcATGTGCCAGGATGGGGACACCCCTGCTCGGGGACATCTCTgct
The nucleotide sequence above comes from Ammospiza caudacuta isolate bAmmCau1 chromosome 11, bAmmCau1.pri, whole genome shotgun sequence. Encoded proteins:
- the LOC131562265 gene encoding intestinal-type alkaline phosphatase-like; translation: MQLLASLSLCLCAGLGTAVIPAEEENPSFWYKQAAAAIDASLELQPRIHKAKNLIIFLGDGFGVSTITATRILKGQQKGKLGPETPLALDAFPYMALSKTYNVDRHVPDSAGTGTAYLCGVKGNYKTIGVSAAARYGECSTTFGNEVISVMERARRAGKAVGIVTTTRVQHASPSGTYAHVVDRNWYADASMPQEARQQGCKDIAWQLVHNVDINVILGGGRKYMTPVGTPDPEYPADSSQNGIREDGNNLIDMWLQARPGARYVWNRTEMLAAAADPNVNYLMGLFEPVDTKYNLVRNTTLDPSLTEMTEAAITILSRNPNGFYLFVEGGRIDHGHHDGAAHKALMEAVEFDWAIERAGTMTDEDDTLTVVTADHSHVFTFGGYTLRGSSIFGLAPTKASDMKNYTSILYGNGPGYPGPDRPNVDPETAMHFDYQPQAAVPLESETHGGEDVAILAKGPMAHLFHGVQEQTYVAHAMAYAACIEPYTDCRQRNSSPGIRGSPLALLLPALLLPLFR